The genomic interval CCGGCCGAACGGGCCAGCTGGCCGCCCTTGCCGATCTTCAGCTCGACGTTGTGCACGATGGTGCCGATCGGCATGTTGCCCAGCGGCATCACGTTGCCCGGCTTCACGTCGACATAGGCACCCGCGATCACGGTGTCGCCGACCGCCAGACGCTGCGGCGCCAGGATGTAGGCCTGCTCACCGTCCTCGTACTTGATCAGCGCGATGAAGGCGGTGCGGTTCGGATCGTATTCCAGACGCTCGACCTTGGCCGGAACGTCGACCTTGGTGCGCTTGAAATCGACGATGCGGTAGGTCTGCTTGTGACCGCCGCCGCGGAACCGAACGGTGATGCGGCCGGTGTTGTTACGACCGCCGTTCGAGTTCTTGCCTTCGGTCAGCCGCTTGACCGGCTTGCCCTTGTACAGCGCCGAACGATCAACCATCACCAGCTGGCGCTGGCCCGGCGTCGTGGGATTAAAGGTCTTCAATGCCATGGTCGGTCCCGCCTCACAGTCCGGTGGTGACGTCGATGCGGTGGCCCTCTTCCAAGGTCACGACCGCACGCTTGACGTCCGACTGCGTGCCGAAGGTGCCGCGGAAGGCCTTGGTCTTGCCCTTGCGCACCAGCGTGTTCACGCTCTTCACCTTGACGTCGAACAGCTTTTCGACGGCTTCTTTGATTTGCGGCTTGGTCGCGCCGCCCTGCACCTTGAACACGACCTTGTTGTGTTCGGACGCCATCGTGGACTTTTCAGTCACGACCGGCGCAACGATCACGTCGTAATGGCGCGGATCGATGGATTTCATTTGAAGCGCGCCTCCAACGCATCGACCGCCGCCTTGGTCAGCACCAGCTTCTTGCGGCGCAGAATGTCATAGACGTTGATGCCCTGAACCGGCAGCACGTCGATGTTCGGGATGTTGCGGGCCGCCGCGGCGAAACCGTTGTTCACCTCGGCACCGTCGATGATCAGCGCGCTCTCGAGGCCGAGGCCCGAGAAGTGACCGACCAGCGTCTTGGTCTTGGCGGCTTCGAGCTCGGCCTTGTCGAGCACGATCAGACCGCCGCCCTTGGCCTTCGCCGACAGAGCATGACGCAGCGCCAGGATACGCACCTTCTTCGGCAGGTCGATGGCGTGCGAACGCACCACCGGGCCGAAGGCGCGACCGCCGCCACGGAACTGCGGAACCCGCTGCGAACCGTGACGAGCACCGCCGGTGCCCTTCTGCTTGTACATCTTCTTGCCGGTGCGCCAGACTTCGGCGCGGCCCTTGGCCTTGTGGGTGCCGGCCTGCCGCTTCGCGAGCTGCCAGATCACACAACGCTGAATGATGTCGGTGCGCGGCTCCAGACCGAAGATCTCGTCGGAGAGCTGGACCGAACCGGCTTCCTTACCCTCGAGGGTGGTGACTTTCAGTTCCATCTCACGCACCTTCCTGCTCGGCGGCCGGCGCTTCCGCAGCCGCATCGCCATTGGCGAGCCGGAACTTGCCCGGCTTCGGCGCATCCGCCGGCAGCGCCTTCTTCACCGCGTCACGCACGCGGATCCAGCCGCCCTTGGTGCCGGGCACGGCGCCCTCGACCAGGATCAGCCCGCGCTCGACATCGGTCTGCACCACCCGCAGGTTCAGCGTGGTGACGCGATCGACGCCCATGTGGCCCGGCATCTTCTTGTTCTTGAAGGTCTTGCCGGGGTCCTGACGACCACCGGTCGAACCGATCGAGCGATGCGACACCGACACGCCGTGCGTGGCGCGCAGACCGCCGAAGTTCCAGCGCTTCATACCGCCGGCGAAGCCCTTACCGGTCGAAGTGCCGGTGACGTCGACGAACTGGCCGACGACGAAGTGATCGGCCTGGATCTCGGCGCCGACCGGGAGCAGCGAATCCTCGGAAACGCGGAACTCCTCGACCTTACGCTTCGGCTCGACCTTGGCGGCGGCGAACTGGCCGCGCTCGGCCTTCGGCATATACACGGTCTTGCGCGAGCCGGAACCGACTTGCAGCGCCACGTAGCCATTCTTCTCAGTGGTGCGGTGGCCCAACACCTGGCAATTGCCAAGCTTCAGCACGGTCACAGGGATATGCTCGCCGGCCTCTGTAAAGACCCGCGTCATCCCGACCTTCTGTGCGATCACTCCGGAGCGCATCGGCGTGCTTCCTGTTCTTTCTGTCCGTTCGATAACCGGACGTTACAATCTCAGAGCTTGATTTCGACGTCGACGCCGGCGGCCAGGTCGAGCTTCATCAGAGCATCGACGGTCTGCGGGGTCGGGTCGACGATGTCGAGCAGGCGCTTGTGAGTGCGCATCTCGAACTGCTCGCGGCTCTTCTTGTCGACGTGCGGCGAACGGTTGACGGTGAACTTCTCGATCCGGGTCGGCAGCGGGATCGGCCCACGCACCTGCGCACCGGTTCGCTTCGCGGTGTTGACGATCTCACGGGTCGACGTATCGAGAATCCGATGGTCGAACGCCTTGAGGCGAATGCGAATATTCTGGCCGTTCATTGCCGTATTCTTTCTTTCGTGTCGCGAATGGTGAGTAGTGAGCAGCGGACGGACATCCGTCCGCCGCCCTCTATTCGCTATTCCCCGCTTACTCGATGATCGCGGCGACGACGCCGGCGCCCACCGTGCGGCCGCCTTCGCGGATGGCGAAGCGCAGCTTTTCTTCCATCGCGATCGGCACGATCAGGTGCACTTCCATCGCGATGTTGTCGCCCGGCATCACCATCTCGGTGCCTTCCGGCAGGTGCACCACAC from Rhodopseudomonas palustris carries:
- the rplB gene encoding 50S ribosomal protein L2; protein product: MALKTFNPTTPGQRQLVMVDRSALYKGKPVKRLTEGKNSNGGRNNTGRITVRFRGGGHKQTYRIVDFKRTKVDVPAKVERLEYDPNRTAFIALIKYEDGEQAYILAPQRLAVGDTVIAGAYVDVKPGNVMPLGNMPIGTIVHNVELKIGKGGQLARSAGTYAQIVGRDHDYVILRMNSGEQRLVHGRCIAAIGAVSNPDHMNISIGKAGRKRWLGRRPHNRGVVMNPIDHPHGGGEGRTSGGRHPVTPWGKPTKGKKTRSNKSTDKFILISRHKRKKK
- a CDS encoding 50S ribosomal protein L23, translated to MKSIDPRHYDVIVAPVVTEKSTMASEHNKVVFKVQGGATKPQIKEAVEKLFDVKVKSVNTLVRKGKTKAFRGTFGTQSDVKRAVVTLEEGHRIDVTTGL
- the rplD gene encoding 50S ribosomal protein L4, with translation MELKVTTLEGKEAGSVQLSDEIFGLEPRTDIIQRCVIWQLAKRQAGTHKAKGRAEVWRTGKKMYKQKGTGGARHGSQRVPQFRGGGRAFGPVVRSHAIDLPKKVRILALRHALSAKAKGGGLIVLDKAELEAAKTKTLVGHFSGLGLESALIIDGAEVNNGFAAAARNIPNIDVLPVQGINVYDILRRKKLVLTKAAVDALEARFK
- the rplC gene encoding 50S ribosomal protein L3, with product MRSGVIAQKVGMTRVFTEAGEHIPVTVLKLGNCQVLGHRTTEKNGYVALQVGSGSRKTVYMPKAERGQFAAAKVEPKRKVEEFRVSEDSLLPVGAEIQADHFVVGQFVDVTGTSTGKGFAGGMKRWNFGGLRATHGVSVSHRSIGSTGGRQDPGKTFKNKKMPGHMGVDRVTTLNLRVVQTDVERGLILVEGAVPGTKGGWIRVRDAVKKALPADAPKPGKFRLANGDAAAEAPAAEQEGA
- the rpsJ gene encoding 30S ribosomal protein S10, coding for MNGQNIRIRLKAFDHRILDTSTREIVNTAKRTGAQVRGPIPLPTRIEKFTVNRSPHVDKKSREQFEMRTHKRLLDIVDPTPQTVDALMKLDLAAGVDVEIKL